In Carassius auratus strain Wakin chromosome 48, ASM336829v1, whole genome shotgun sequence, the genomic window tgtgatgaacaGAAACAGTCATACTGAAGctgaaagaaaacacattttatttattaattatttatgaattattaaataagTTACTTGCCATTTTTCTTTCTCATAAAAGCTGCAAACCACATGCTACTTCTTTGGTCTGGTGGTTTTAAAGCAGGCGGCGCAGGGACGCTTATTTCATCAAACACATTAATGCTTGATTATCTGAGAATGTAACAGTGACAGTTTTCACACAGATGCTGGATGTcagaggagtgtgtgtttgtttaatccTCCACTCTGAGGAAATCCTCTTTCCAGTCGCCATCTTCAGATGAGGAGAGATGGATGGGGTGTAGGTCTCAGTTCATGTAGATTATCTGACTGTCAGTGGCTGCTAGTGATgcgctgaatgtgtgtgtgtgtgtgtgtgtgtgtgttgctgttgtATTGATGCAAACTCCTCACCTTTCTGTGAGAATGTACCCTTttgagataaaaaatatatatatttatttataaactctggctattaactatatatatatatatatatatatatatatatatatatatatatatatatatatatatatacaggcgctggtcatataattagaatatcatcaaaaagttgatttatttcactaattccattcaaaaagtgaaacttgcatattacattcattcattacacacagactgatatatttcaaatgtttatttcttttaattttgatgtttataactgacaactaaagaaaatcccaaattcagtatctcagaaaattagaatattgtgaaaaggttcaatattgaagacacctggtgccacactctaatcagctaattaactcaaaacacctgtaaagcctttaaatgttctctcagtctagttctgtaggatatacacaatcatggggaagactgctgaccttacagttgtccaaaagatgaccagtgacaccttgcacaaggaggacaagacacaaaaggtcattgctaaagaggctggctgttcacagagttctgtgtccaagcacattaatagagaggcgaagggaaggaaaagatgtggtagaaaaaagtgtacaagcaatagggacaaactcaccctggagaggattgtgaaacaaaacccattcaaaaatgtgggggagattcacaaagagtggaccgcagctggagtcagtgcttcaagaagcactacacacagacgtatgcaagacatgggtttcagcttcgcattccttgtgtcaagacactcttgaacaacagacagcgtcagaagcgtctcgcttcaaaaaggatctggataaaaaaaaaatggtgaaccTGCTCCAAAGTTCTGATCTAAATCAAATTATTCTTGATATGCGCAAAGTTACAATTGGAATTAAATGATTCACATAACACACATTATAGTTACGATCTGAACCTAATAATTCACAAACCTGCTctgaagttccgatctgaatcaaatgatttgcgatacaCGCTTTGAAGTTGTGATCTTAACCAAATCATTTACGATAAGCGTTTCgaagttctgatctgaatcatATGATTTACGATAAACGCTCCAAAGTTctgatctgattcaaatgattcgcaataaGCAATTTGAAGTTACCATCTGAACTAATGATTGGTGATTAGTGCCCCGAAGTTCCAATCTTGTAGTTTACATGTATCTGTTAGGAGCCAAGGATTCCAACAACATAAGACACTTGAGTCTGTGACTAATGTTTTAGGAGTTATGAGATTTCTGACACAGTCGCGGGTCCAGAGGGAGAACAAGATGGGACTGAGCACAGAGCCCTGTGGTGTACCTGTGCTCCAAGTGATGGTTGAGGATGTGTAGGGGCCAATGTTTCACTGTCTGGTGGATGCTCTGTCAGGAAATCTTGTATCCAGTTCTAGGCAAACTGAGTTGAGTGAGGATGGAGAGTCTTTGGTGTGTGAGAGGACAAACAGATGTGTGTGCAGGATCAGTTTCTGTGTGCTGTGAACGTTAGTCAGAATGAAACTTCAGCTGCAGATGCTGATTCAGACTCAAACTCAAAAACTTGGGATCTTTGCGCTGAAGCATCAGTTTATCTGATGTCTCCTGTGAGATGCAAGGATGATCAGACTGATGTTCAGTGGTGTCAGCAGCACACCAGATCCACAGGGAGGCTGTTTTCATGATCTCCGGAGGATCTAGTGGAGCTTCAAACTCAGTGTCCTGCTTCAAGACACATGCCTAAAAcggcaagaaagaaaaaaaagaatgtccTTTAGAACGTTTCTGACTCGTTCAGGCAAAATGAAAATGGTGTCATTCggttttaactttatatagatAATAGCcttcttttcaaaagtttggggtcagtaaagacatttatgtaagaaaagatttatatttcaaataaatgctgttcttttgaactttctattcacctgaaaaataaaatgcatcgcAGTTTCgacaaaaaatattgtgcagcacgactgttttcaacattgattaataatcagaaatgtttcttgagcagtaaatcatcatattattctgatttctgaagatcatgtgacactgaagactggaggaatgatgctgaaaatacagcggagcatcacagaaataaattacactttaacacagattcacacagaaaacagccgtttaaattattacaatatttcactatttttaaatgtatttttcatcgAATGAATGCAGGCCTGTTGAGTAGAAGATactttttttcaaacattacaaaatcttaatgaccccaaacttttcagtgtgtgtgtgtgtgtgtgtgtcttaaaataacactgtaaatgTCTCTCTCCTCGGGTCATTGGTGTCTTTAAGAGGATCATGTGGCCGAACAAACTAACAGACCCATTTGTCATGAATGTGAATGAAGTTGAGAGCAGCTTTAATCTCATGTCTGATTAAATGCTTTTTTCTGCTGTAACGACACATTTCACTGTTTAAAGTCCCGGCTCCATCCCGTCATTATGAATACATGAGCATTTACAGTCATTACTGACACTTACGCCTCTAATTATTACAGTCTGATATTAAGTCCAGTATGAAATGTCAGTTTAAGGCTGGCTGCTTTTATTGCTCGACGttgaaaagtttaaaatgtgTCCAGTCCAGAAAGAGCAAGAGATCTTCAAgcttaaatcattttattaaaacgTAAGTTTAAAGGGAAAGACACTTTGATTTCTCAAATCTCTTAGTCGTGATGTTGGTCGCAGAGTAAAAGTGTTCATCAGCATTTTTGAGTATTTTCACACAAAACAGGTCAAAACATCATTGGATGGTGgctaaaatctatttatttttaaatgattatatttgcttgtttatatatgaatacggtcaaaatggttttaaaatgtgatattaaaatatatttggagaGCAATACAACTTGAAAGAAATGAAAACTATTTGGTTGTTTAAAAGGTACAAAGGCTttctataattaattaataaattaatacatttaatatttttctttctacatgtccCTGACATATTTGGTTGTATTTTTGTACAATatgttttttagtaaaaaaaaaggttttctgtgattaattaataaattaatacatttaatatttttctttatatatgcCCCTCACATATTTGgttgtatttgtgtacaaaatgcttttcagtaaaaaaattaaataaaaataaaggaaaaaatccCACATGTCCATTTAGAcaggtgtaaaaaaaatatgtattttgtatacAAAACAAAGGATATTGAAGAAAACACTATTAGTTTAAATTTAGTGTTTAATTCAATAtgttaaatgttgtttctttgtaattaattgtgaaatttactagcaatttcgttgtgaaaatagtttctaaatctttttttatccactttatttttaactttacgCGGGAGAATGTGCAAGACTTCCGGTCTCAACATGCTTCCAGTTATTTATATCAGTACTAAAACAGTCCGttcgttgtgctgcttaatatcgcACACTGAtgtgattttcatttattatcCTTATCATAAACACACCTGTTTTTAGCGCAAACAGTTTTAGGGTTTCCTGCAGGTTGTTGTTTATAGTTATTTACCGATATCAGCCGATAAGTGGCAAGTCGCGCATATTGACAGAAAACAATTGGATATTTAGGAAtggattttttataataataataataattaaaataataaaatatgtaggaattaaaaataactgatcgGAATCAGTGGCTGCAATGTTGTTTTCACAGATTTGTTTCCCCCTCCACAATCACATCGGGGAACTTCTGAAAGTGATTCAAGTTTTAATTACGACAAAGATCATCATGCGTGTGTTTGTCCCCCTTTATATCGCCGATGTGCCAAGTTGGATCGCGCACAAAGAGACGGCGCAGGTCTGGTCGCGCGCACGCGCTCCTTCACGTCTCAATGTGGGACAGCAGAAAGTGGCATCAGAGGGAAAGTGGATTAAAGTAGgttcctctcctcctcctttctCCCTCGTTCTCTCCCTCGTGGACGCGTGTTTTTTGGCAGGGTCACCTGAGTCCTCCGGTTGGCCGTGGCTCGCAGGTAACGAGAAAAGAGCGCGCGGATGCTTTGATGACGTCCCCAGTTACTTAAACACAACAACCTTCATTAATTCACAACGACGGTCCCGTCAGGTTCTCATTAACAGCGGCACAAACACTCACCGGCGCCGATATTAACTATTAATTCTGGTGTTTCTAGTTGTTTGGGGCTCTTCCGCTGCCAAAGGCCTGATTTCCGCGCGGCGCAGGGATTGATGCCGCAGGTTTGATCCTCATGAGGGTCGGACTGTGAAATACTTGTGATGTTTTCTGCTGTTGGTTTGATCTGCTGCAGTATGGAGGGCCAAACCTGCAGAAATGAAAAGTATACGTTAATATTTAGGCtaataggaaaataaataaacaaataaatgacttgATAAGACAAATATAGTcaccttttaaataaatttaattatttttcctttagctttttttaactttagttttcttcttctttcagttatttttttttatatttatttatcaatttatttttttaagtgtatttattcatgcatttatttattttttccacgtGTATTTATTCACACTAGGAAAAGTAAACAgaaataagtgaataaataaacctggaaataaatgcatgtgagattaaatcaataaatctaaatacaactaaaataaatgcatgaataaactaattacataaatataaaaaggtgaaataataagcaaataaaggttttaaaaagataaaaataaatatagaaaataataaataataaaaattttattcaagattttatttaaaattttattctaaattatttaacattttaaaaaactatttttgttttaatcaagtcatttatttctttatttttttcctattatacatttacttatttatctgtatgtttaaaaatgtattttatttttaatttctgcaggTTTGGTCCTCCATATTGCAGGAGCTTAAAGTAGTATTAAATATTTAGCAGATTATTGaaaatgttaaacttttattttttttttttatgtttatttttttttacccatgcaCAGATGAACAATGTTTTGGagtatcataaaaaaaatcagaggAAGTTTACCATGACCCAAATGtttgtcaattttttatttttattttatgcaattttaagttaatgtttttaataattcgacaacaagcattttcacagttttctgATGTCAGTCAATGGTCACATGAAATGCAGGTGTACaacttacatatttaattttattttttttaatttaatcagttttttattttggttaagcttcttaatttaacattttcatgatttaattaattattagctatTCATTCACAACTTCCTTAGTTTTGCCCAAGAATTTAACTTTATTCTCGCCTTGGTTAAAGTTAGGCTTGGTATTAAAACATCTGCATGTATGTCTGAAAAAAGttatctttttttccttttctatgttattataatttttatgaatGGGCCTTAATTTGTTTTCCCACCTCAAATGTCTTTATTTAATTCAGCTGTAAGTCAAACTTTACTTAAAGATCaaaattagtatatatatatatatatatatatatatatatatattttttttttttttgccaacgtTAGATTTTATTACTAtagattatattaatatttgaatttgcttttattttatacattgtttttgtcataattttagtttgttttttcgttttttaaacctatttctatttatctttattttatttcagttttaataattttactacTTAAACTTTGGTTAGTTAGTtgccaaaacaatatttaaaatctagtttaattttcattttttttgtttattttgatgaacgaaactttatttaatagtttgtttGAACAAACAGAAATACTGTTGTTCAGAATCTGTAAAAGATGCATTTCATCATTATACTTTTTGCACACCACACTGTGATTTCTTTGCTTCCTTGAATttatgtccatatatatatatatatatatatatatatatatatatatatatatatatatatatatgctgttgaAATGCTGATCAGCGCATCTGAGATCAGTGTTTCTGTGCAGTTTTAGCCCAGAGCTCTTTTCTTCCCGAGTGTTTCTGAGAGTGTGAATATGTGTGTTTTAAATCCACCAGTTGTTTTGGTATTTCTCTCTCTTCAAGACAAAGGAACACTCTCGTCCAATCAGATGCAGCCGCTCTACTGTTCTCATTAGAAGTGGGCGGAGTCTGGCGGTTTGGAGAGAGAGTGAAAGTGATTAGGGCTTTTTATATTTCCTCGGGCCCCAATGATCCCATCAGAACTTCATCAGGAGACTCCAGATACGGACTTAAGCTGGGAAAAAGATCCTCGTGAAGACGTCTGAAGACATGGGGACGtggacacacacactcctccaggAGGTATCGCACAtatgtgcaaaaaatctaaatgcttCACTTTGAACTATATTAGTTTTTATGTAGTTCAATCTCTGTTCAattcattttatattcatttttttagagAGCTAGAACGAATTTGTCTGAAATTTTCCCAtgcattattcattttcattaattcattcgttttattttattggttcatgcatttgtgtgtttgacAGATGGACAGAGACGAGTCTCTTCTGGAGCGAGATGAACAGAACAGGACTCTGAGGATGAAGGACGAGGTACAGGTGGACAAATCAATCATTAATTCACTCAAATCAATAAACAGCTTCATCAACTTTATACATAATTGTCCTGAAATATACTTGTGCTGCTTAATCTGTTTTCAGGTTGTGCATATTTTGAAGGTCTTCATGACTATGTCTTGTTGTAAAaataattagtgaaataaatgaaattttaaaatcaaaattttaacttcatttcagggcatttgttcatgaagcaATTAATTGAATCATAACAATAAATGCACATACTTCATACACACtccaaatattttataaacattagaataaattatttataagagtaaatttaaaattaatatcttttaaagaaaatgacatgccaaattgcaattttattctgcttatttataatattgtttatttattgctattttaCACATtctattgtgtgtatatatatatagataatttattattttatatttttttattaatttaaattattttataattaaatgaataatttattcattgttataattagatttatttgaataatacaatttaaattacacatttatagTTGTTTTCTTAAATAACAGATTCAGATTAAACATGTTTCGCCCAGTTTGAGCCTCAGAGTGACTAATGAGAAACTAACTCTTTTGTTTCTTGATCTCATCAGTCTGGTTTAGTTTATATaagtgtaaaatgttttaaactttagaagCATGTCATGTTTTTTGCTCTACGCTGTTGTTCTGCAGGTTGTGGGTTGCACACATGctgagtgtctgtgtgagtgtttcCTGCCAGGACCAGCTCAGATCAGGTCGTGTGATCGCTGTGCACATGGCTGGGTCGTTCACGGTATGattcacacgtgtgtgtgtgtgtgtgtgtgtttgcctgaaGACTGGATTCCTGTCACCAGTGTCGTGtgtattgatgtgtgtgtgtgtgtgtgtgtgtgcagcggtGGGTAAGCTGTGCGCCCCCGCTCTGCTGTGTTCGGGGCAGGTGGAGATCGTCCAGAGTAACGTGGTGTTTGACATCAGTAGTCTGATTCTGTACGGGACGCAGGCGCTTCCCGTCCGGATGAAGATCCTTCTGGATCGGCTGTTCAgcgtcctcacacacacacaggtgctcaACATCATACACACCCTCGGGTGGACGCTGCACGACTACGTGAGAGGATACATGctgcaggtgaacacacacacacacacacactctcacacacacacacacacacacatgtttgtttttgtgtaaagtgtgttcatcccataggtgtaatggtttttattctgtagaaactgtatattctatgtcccttcaccaaccctacacctaaccctaaccctcacaggaaactttctgcatttttactttctcaaaaaaactcattctgtatgatttataagtgttttgaaaaatggggacatgggttctgtcctcataagtcaccctctccttgtaatacctgtgtcataccctgTGTTACAGTTATCGCTCTTGGTCTGAACAGGCCTTAACTCTCATCCTTTAGGACTCCTTGGGGAGGGTTCTGGATCGATGGGTCACCATGAGCCCGGAGGACGAGGTCGTGACCTTGCACCAGTTTCTACGTTTCGGGGAAACCAAATCCATCGTGGAGCTGATGACCGAGGAGCAGCAGATCCGCCCAGAAACCCATCGCAACCCCGCTTTCAAGCCGAGAGACAAACCGCCCTCCAGAACGCACCCCTTTGAGAATCTGCCAGGAGGAAGTCTGGCGTTCCTGCAGCCGTTCCACTGCGTCAATGCGTCCGTGTTTCCACCCTCTCATCCCGCGACACAGCGGCTCAGCAAACAGAACAACGGTGCAGATGAAATGAGAACCAGAAACAAAAGAGATGGTGCATCTGAAAGATCGCTACAGATACGAAGTTCCACACGGTCACAGAAACGCCTGCGAAACGTAGAACAACGTCAAGTGGGAGTCGACGAGCTGATCTCAGACTCTTCGGGAGCCGGGGAACGGTCCTCGAGCAAAGCTCGCGTGAGCTGCAGCGCGTGCGCCAAGACGTTTTACGATAAAGGAACGCTGAAGATCCACTTCAACGCCGTGCACTTGAAGATCAAACACCGCTGTACGGTCGAAGGCTGCAACATGATGTTCAGCTCACTGCGCAGCCGAAACCGACACAGCGCAAACCCCAACCCACGACTGCACGCCGCGCTCGAACAGACGACACGCAGATTCCTCGCTCAACCGCGTCGACCAGTCTTGCGTGACTCGACCTCGCCAGTCTCCATGGAGAACACCAACACTGTATTGACCGACCGCCAGATTCCAGTCAGCCGTGAAGGAGGAGGGGGAGGAGCTACAGGCAATCGCACGGCCAATCAGAACGGGCTTAGCCATGTGATTGACGTGATGCCGAAAAAGAAGTCGCGGAAGTCCAGTACGCCGTTAAAGCTTAAACAAGACACTCACAGTGAAGAACACGATCACTTATCGCAAGCGGTCAACAGTCTCCATTGCATCCAGTCAGCTATGACCATCACACAGGGGCAGCACAACTACAAGCATCTCTGGATTCAAGGAGTGCATGATGAATGGAAAGGCAGGCGTCGATCTCTACTAAAGGTCAAAGATGAGCCGTGTGACCCCATCTGTGACTGTAGAGGTCGTCACCGTAGCAACCTGTGACCGAGACAACATGAGATAAGAATTGACTCTACACGCTCAGAAGTCGCTGTGATATTTCACCAATAATTACAAACGAAACGGCAAGAATTAAATTCTGAAGTCGAAAAACGTAAATATTATTCTCTTGTAAAAACAtattcatacataaaaaaaattctgtacaaTATATGTTCCTGATCTTGACGTGAAGATTTCTCCGTGCACGTTGTTGTTATGAAAAAAATTGAGTTTGTGAACTTGAGTCAAAATAAAATAGGTGTGTTGGGCCAAAGTCACTTTAAGGCATTTCGTATTTTAAATCACCagtgaaatctgacaacaactgtctcttaaatgttgttttgtttgctGAAACAGGATCGAAGGAATAAACAGAAAAACTACAGGGGATAAATATTCATAAGAAAAAGATTCGAAGATGTTCTACATCCCTTTTTTGTTATTTCTTAGCTCTTTAACACTTCAATGCAATGCTTAAAGGGttgtttcacccaaaaatgaaaattaggcctcGTTTTACTCACCGCCGAGGCAtcataggtgtatatgactttcatttttcagaagaaaccagtcggagttatattaaatattgtctttgatcttttaagCTCTATCAtgtcagcgggtgttgcatgcatcaatCCAAAAGAAGCTTAATAAAAAGTGAACGAAAGtctcctgtagcgaatcgatgcatttttgtaagaaaaatatatatattcaaaacctaataatcactttaatctagcttgcgttCACAGTTGTAAACTGTGTTCTGTTAATATCTATTTTTAACACGTTTCCTTTTTATCTTCTGGTGCACAACATGGGTCTAAAATGACCCGTACTCATTTCCTATGTTATTTTATGCATAGCTgggaattgttttgttttatcttttgaaaatctgtttattttagcATGTAATATTCCATACGTGCCCCTTTTCCTAGACCCATCGTGGGAAATGtcataaaagtataaatttttattttattgttgttgtttactcttatattccacaagacaaaataatgccTGAGCCACATGATCATGGTGAGAACTTTACACTTTCTGGTTCTGAtggtgtttcatttttattttattttatttattcatgttttgtgattgttgttTATGTTTCTGTGTGCATATTCTGCATATTTGAATCCAGCAATGATTGTATTAATTTGAGATCCGTCTTTAATAACTATTACAAAAGCcgcaaacattcactgatgctcaagACGATGTAAACTTGATTCAGTAACATTTAAGCATGGAATTAAGTAAAATCTACTTAACCAGGACCTCACTGAGATAGGCCAAGTTAGGCGGCCCAGTTATACAAATACACATATAACAAACAACAATACAGCAcacaataaaacagcattaaaagtACAGCCTTGGAAGCATTTGCAAATCATCAAATCTCGCTAAAACACTCAAATGTTTGAGTAAGAATGagtcattttgagtagaaaatgaCCTCAGACAGTCACAAAACAGCAACCTAACAACAAAAGCAATCATAAAACGGTGTAAAAACAACTGGAAAACTGGAAAATCATTAATTCCCCAGTGCATCATGAGAACAGCGAGATCAAAATTTTGAGATTTACTTAAATAACCCTTATAAACACAAGTTCAAACTTAAATTGAGCACTAATATAAAAAGTactctctttattattttattttttttcagaatataagA contains:
- the LOC113065375 gene encoding zinc finger protein basonuclin-2-like produces the protein MGTWTHTLLQEMDRDESLLERDEQNRTLRMKDEVVGCTHAECLCECFLPGPAQIRSCDRCAHGWVVHAVGKLCAPALLCSGQVEIVQSNVVFDISSLILYGTQALPVRMKILLDRLFSVLTHTQVLNIIHTLGWTLHDYVRGYMLQDSLGRVLDRWVTMSPEDEVVTLHQFLRFGETKSIVELMTEEQQIRPETHRNPAFKPRDKPPSRTHPFENLPGGSLAFLQPFHCVNASVFPPSHPATQRLSKQNNGADEMRTRNKRDGASERSLQIRSSTRSQKRLRNVEQRQVGVDELISDSSGAGERSSSKARVSCSACAKTFYDKGTLKIHFNAVHLKIKHRCTVEGCNMMFSSLRSRNRHSANPNPRLHAALEQTTRRFLAQPRRPVLRDSTSPVSMENTNTVLTDRQIPVSREGGGGGATGNRTANQNGLSHVIDVMPKKKSRKSSTPLKLKQDTHSEEHDHLSQAVNSLHCIQSAMTITQGQHNYKHLWIQGVHDEWKGRRRSLLKVKDEPCDPICDCRGRHRSNL